Genomic DNA from Anthonomus grandis grandis chromosome 2, icAntGran1.3, whole genome shotgun sequence:
CATACCTATATCATGTGGAAATTTTTTCCGCTATTTATAGTTGAAATTCAACCAAAAGTGTACATCTgggtaaaccaaaaataaacgtttatttgaCCATCGCGTGTTGCTTGGATGAAGTGAACTGCTtgaaaattttatcttttttcctGCTGTTGAAGCCATTTCTAGTACttcagtaatttattaatttttccaaatagtTGATGTACCTTCAGAGTTTTGTTCAAGCAGTGAAAATCCTTTCTGTTATATTTAAGGCACCTGAGCTATTCCTAAATTTTTGTGGAATGTAAAAGCGGAGTCTAAACTATTCCAGGTTTGCGATATATAGCACTTTTATATGTTCCTTTAATATGTTTTCCCTGTTATACTAATtataaagtactttttaatgttACTCTAAGACGTTAGTTTATAGTTTAGAAATTGTACCCTCAACAACCTAAAATCGACTAGTTGGGCATTTCAAAAGTTGTTCAAATTTCCTTAAGGTTtcattaaatcattaaaaaaacttcGTTTTATATTCTTAAAGATATTTAGGAATGATGATGGAGGACTTTTTATTTAcctatttattttgtttttatagatGATGATAGATGATCTCAAAGATGATAGATGTTAACaatgtttccattttttttggttatgTTGATTTTTTGCTACtctcaatacaaaaaaatccataattCTTTTAAGAGTTGTCTAAATTCTCTTAAAGTTTCACTAAATCGTTAGGAAAACCtcactttatattattaaagatatttaaattagataattttttacaggtttTTAAATATGacggtaaatttttttatgtttttcggATCCTCAGTACAAAAAAGATCCATAACTCCCTTAAGAGTTGTCCAAATTTCCTCAAAGTTAAACCAAATCATtagaaaaacttcattttatgtTCTTAAAGATATTTCGGCATGATATTTTAACTCGTAAATATTTTACAGCCTCTCAAAGttgattaacatttttttttattaaataaaattccatagaaaaaaatacaaatttcttaTCGTGCTCCATTAAATTGACTTACCTTATTTTCTGAGAAAACAAACTGCTCAAGTCCAAACCTGGATTTAATTTTGACAGACGAATAAGTAAGACAACATTGTGACATTACAATCAGGACCGGTATAAGTAATAAatcgatgattttttttttagatgtgtGCGTAATGTCCGTCGCCAATTTGGAAAATGCCAGAAAAAGCTATGGAACCGATGAGGAcgtcatttttatttacaaatgaacGATTAGTAGCTATTCCACTATTGTGTGTTCATTATGTAtacttacttattttttaatattgtgtgataatattattttaataggactttataaatgaataaaaaaattaaagttgactTGCTTGtactttattttgataataattgatTAATACAATTTCATGTATACACAACGTGATGTTAGTATTGACTAGCgtcttatttataacaatattaaagTGTAGTTTAAGTCatgatatataaatttaatatataaatcaaTAGTTGAACTTTTTCCAATATATTCTACCATATTTGATGAATCAAAATCTCAGTggttagttttttatttctaaagctTATGCccatttacatatatatattgtataaaaataaattacaatttaataaataaggtatagggcagattgaaaaaactagATGATTTTTCTGTAAAGAATCAATTTTACTTTCCCTTTCTTCACTGAATTACCTCAAAAAATGGACAACTTAGaggagaaaataaataaaaaaatacaattgaaTACAATATTGAAACTTTCATTTCtttatataacttaaaattacaaTACCTATACTACattcctataaataaaaaataaattcgaattACATAGTGATCATGTCCAGACATACTGGGTTGTATCAGACCCCTTAAAATTGTTAGAAAAATgttctattataatttaaagcttTAGTTACAAAGAtgtcttatttaattaattctttagaaaataattaaatatcataaaaatagttGGCAATAGATACTTGACCTGCCTTAACCCCTAATATACCAAAATCAAttagacaccttgtataattaCTTAATTACTAACTATAAAGCAGGTTCAAAAACACTGTAAATTACAACTTGACAAAAAAGGTACAAGTTGATTAAGTCATTTTTAATGAGCAAAGTAGTAAGTTAAGTCTGAAtgttatttccaaatttaactAAAAGCTGTGCTAtcataatttttagtttatttaccCATTATTGTCACCTTTAAGGGTCTTTACAGATTTTTAATGCCATTTCTTGCAATGGTTCCAACTCTTTCCTGCTAACAAGATTGTATTCGGTTACAAAATAGTAGAAGTGTTTGTAGCAGGTATTTACATGTGCttcctaaaaaattcattatatttatcATCTTcatcaaattatcattttcttgtttttaatttttttaataaaagtaacaaCTTACTGCTGATATGCtcacaatattttgaaaatggtgTATATAAACATGTACAAACACCCTGTGCAGTCTGGCCAATATCTTACTACAATGTGTAGAGAAATTTTTTGGAAACGGCATATCACTGGTGCATGGAAACAGAGCCTGGTTATTGATCTGAAGCTCGATCCAATCCATTAAATAACTAATATATTCCCTGGCCGGTAGTGGagtgggttttttaaatttatcaccgTCTGCCCATAAGTATTCGAATCTGGGCCCACCAGACATTGTTGGGCATGTTTGTTCAGTGCAGTACTCACAGATTGTGCCATAGATCAGGTTTATTCGATTGAAAAAGTCTACGACTATTGCAAACAAATTAATGCTGCAAGGATAATGTTGTTATTGCAAAGAACTTACCATGTACAGCAATCCAATCATTCAGATCTTCACCGGAGGGCAGTTTAACAGCATTTCTCAAATTAATCCCAGAGTTAAGACTGGCCTGGGCCTGCTTATGTAAACTATACCTAATAGTTCCATGagcaaacttttttttcggACGGAaagtctaaaattaaattatttacgtaCTGGAGCAAATAGCAATTACGACATCactatttttgtaagtttttctGGGGTACACCCTGAAATagattttacaaattttgtttgaTTTGGGTAGATACTTACTTTGCCCTTTTGGAAAAAATCTAAGAAGGTGTTTAAAGACATTTTAACCGGGATATCCGGTACGCTACGTGACTTTAATTACTAACAACACCCTTTGTTTggatttcaatttttaggttatgtaaataaaaattgacattgtCCCTtgtcctcttcttcttcttcttctttgggTGTTCTTCAGGTGAACCGAGGGTCCGAGCAACCAgctatttaaccaatttttgtgTCTCCTACTATTTAGTCTGTACTGAAATTGAGGATGTTCTACTACTTGGCTTCTCTTAAACGGTTTGTAAAGTAAAGAAGAATTTTGGCTTTGTAATATCTGGCAATTTTATATTGGGGGCTAAGGTATAAGTAAAGTTTAATAGTTTtaccacagatataactagctaatgCAATATTacgttagctagttatatctgttgTTTTACGTTAGTTTTTCGTCTTCATAGGGTTTATGAATAGTGTGAAGCTAACAGATTCCCACTTAATCTTTAGAAATGTGAGAAGATGTCAATTTTCTTGCTCAAATACTAAACTTCTAAATTGTGACTCTGTTTATGACCTGAGGGTTGGTGTTGATAATAATCTTAACTTCAATACACATATAGATACCGTCACAGATCTTTTTTAAAGACTCTAGGCTTCACTATAAAATCAGAATTGTCTTCTAATACCTCAAACAGGACAATTTTGCTTACAACCTTAGTAAAATTACAcctactgtttttttttcaaatttaaattcaaattgtttattCATGTTAATAACTATAACAGTAATAcgtcaaaaatttaatacaaaaattagttaaaaccTTATTGCTCATTAAAAGCATCCATGACACCAACCGTCATATTTGGTATACCTAGTGTTGTGCGTTTGTCCTTCCTAAACTCCCAATTAACTTCTAGTGAATAGGTTACTTTCCTCAAAATACTGTTTCATCTAATCTGACagatatttttccaaaactttggACAGGATCGGAAGaaaatgaaagaaagaaagaaagaaaatgtgctatattacgtaagaataatcttgtgtacaagcatcctacaagctaaaaaaacaaaacaaaaatacaatttcaaaaattgacaaaacaatgaacaaaattaaacacaagaagacaaaaccttttgaacatacttgaattaaatataactaaataaaacaatcaattactaaataaaggtaaacttgttgacaaaactagagaagaaaaaaggaaaaaaaaactcaaatcatCATTAAagaagtcatccaggttataatatgcgttagctaataaaagcgtctttaattctcttttaaatttcttaacatctgatatgtctaacacatagaggaacatgattgtaaatttttttacttatgtaaattaatgagtttttggtaagggaagacgtaggaataggtaggggaacatcatttacacgacgagtcaaatggccagtgtcagagggtagtttgggaattttgtgaataagagcagctgtttctaagataaagagtgaaacaagagttaggattttttcagaaatgaagaggggtttgcaagaatctcttaacttagcagaacacaggtatctaactgctttttttgaataacaaagacaatgttaagtagccccttattggttaaaccccaaaaaggcaagccatatcgaatatgagattcaataagtgaaaagtacactgaacgtgcaaccacccctcccagctcttgttttgccagaacatccagaagataatttcccagctaaatgtaaaatatgatcttcaaaccgaaggcgaccatcaatggtaattcctaggaacttgcagcactctttattctgcaagagggaattttcgtcaaacatcagaccctgaacatcgcacttaaaccccataatagacgtctttcttacattaaacacgagactgttggaagcacaccagcctgataaaatctgaaggtcttcaaggataccagtcttaatataatcagaattttcatggctccatagtatggtggtatcatcagcaaactgaaccaccttgccctgcagtttcaatgaactcaagtcttccacatacagtaaaaataacagtggtcccaacactgaaccctggggaacgccgcattttagggatctagaagcagacaaacgcccagacactgtaaccttctgagtacgatttgataaataggactcaagccatcgcaacgctacgcccctaaaaccatatttatcgagcttagataacagtattccatgtcCACTATctacacagtcaaatgctttggatatatcacaaaacactgccgccgatgactcttcAGAATTCAAGGatacatagacgctctccaaaaagctaaaaacagcatcatgagtccctttaccggcttgaaatccaaactgatttgcagacaaaatgccattatgatgaaaaaaggacaaaattctgctttttgcaagtttttcaactatcttagagagggtagacaaattagaaatgggacggaaattacaaggctgatccaaatctctaCCCTTATGAaaagggataaccactgcctcttttaaacatgaaggaaaaatgccattatgtaaagaattgtttatggcagaaactaagcatttaaggctgaatcaggcaaaaagagtaacaacctcgaagatatctcatcagctccagatgatttatgattttttaggcgtttgatttcattttttttaattcggtaagatcgacaggatgaaagaaaaatgactgctcaaccgacacttgttgaagatagtgtaagagatcaatgttactacgaatgcccttgagcaagatattaggtatatcacaataatagtcatttaaaatgtcaggtcttaactccggttcagatacttttctatgacaatgtctaaaatcattaataatcgaccaacactctgaGGGATCTATAATTTTCAGAATCATCTGGATTTCCCTTCCTAACTTACTGTTATTTCTGACTAATGCATTCTTGTTTGTATTTACGATTTGCCACATGCTTCTCATGGGATTATTAGAGGAGGCCTTAACAGCATCATTTgcaacaatttttaattgatttatggcTTCTTTATATAGTGTTCTATATTGGAAATACTGAAATTTGTTTGCAATTGTATTATATTGTATACTAATACTACCCAACAACCTTAAGTGCTCTCTCATGGAGCGAAGTTCTGGACCCAACCAGCCTatgttattttcaaattttatgataaaCTATTTTACAGGGAAACtctcacttttttaatttgctgtTAAGCCTGGAAACCGTAAAAAATCCCATGCTACTTCAGAAACACCACCATAAAACCTATGCAATCCTCTGGATAATTGGTCGAAATATCCTCCTTATCGGCGGATCTGGCTCAGACAAGAGTGAAACCCCAACAATTTGTGCTAGATGCTAACTCTATTATGGTTTCCTAATTATACAGTGCATATTCACTGACTCGAATCAGTTCAACGAAAATTCtacaaatatatttgttttaggTTGGACGgtatatactttatttttaaattatttgaaagataTTAACGAATTTTTTATAAGCAGTTAAGTTACTACAGGTCTCGGTTCttcttgtctttttttttataatctcaACTACCTGGCAATGGTAAATCTTTCTTTTACTGACCGTTCATTAATCTTATAGcccacttcttcttcttctttttcttcttcttcttcttctttaacgCCCAGaacaaaattaacaatttttttgcaggCAGTTGTGCTACTACagatttcagtttttttttatgtttttccttCAGAATCTCAACTGCATggaagacattatttattttttctttacaggcaaatcattaatttatttctgcatgtcttcttcttctttttctagTTCTTCTTCTTTAAGTGCGTGGAAGAAATTAACGAATTTTTTGCAGGTAGTTAAAAGTTACTTCAGTCCATAGTTTTTCTTGTCTTTCTCCTTcataacctcaactgcctggacgaaattatTGATGTTTCTTATAGAGAGAGTTCATAAACCCaacacaaattaattaattaaattcccCTGAATTTTCAAGCCAGTCATAATGTGATTACCCAATTATGATGACGTTGAAATCTGTTGTGTTGGCAACACTGGCAATTAATTGAATTGCCATCGATATCCAATAGGACAAATGACAAGTGTCAGATTCTTAGACAATCATAGAGAACActtgcaaaattgtatacacTCGTCATGCCATCTagggaatatttaaatattgtttgcctaaaaaaaaaacctattaatCTCTATGGTTAGACTGTTCTATACTTTTCTAGTTCTAATTTCTAATTTCTGATGCCATTAggaatatggaaaaaaaaatgtgcagtATTTTAATTATCTGGCGTACAAAGTGGGAACTTTTTTCGATCCTTTAAAGAAGAACTTATTCCAGTAATTCTTATTGACGATAGCAGTTATTTCAAGAAGTTTTTTCAACTTTGTTCCACGAACGATGTCATTAACGTTCCTCTCTTTATTCTAACCATTTCGAATTGGCAAGGATGGAAGGTTGTACGTTTTTTACATGCGTGTGTGTGAGACGACAAAGGAATTATTCTTGATGGTGATGAACTTTACTTACACTGGGTACGTTCTTAAGTGAATATTTTCGCTTCTACACATGACAGTGCCTCGTCAATTCAGCTCAATTATTGTATTGAAGCAATTGATTTTAATCACATAGGCAAGTTGAGTATGTgattaataataagttttataggctaaataaataattaatcactaatatttgttttgtctGTGAACTCGTCTAGGagcctattaaattaaatttttatcagcCCGTATCTGAGATCCGGCGTTCAGGGTTTAAGGATGATTACATAAAAGCACATTGaagacttaataaaaataatttatttgaccATTAAAGAGAGATAAGCTTATAGGACTTTGGACCCGAGATCGTATTCTTTAACAGAATGAATTGCATCTgattgtatttaaattcaagATAAAGTCTATAGTGTACCTGCACTACCGATAACACAATCTCTATTTTTACTACCTAGGTGGAGGTCTGATGGCATTCATAGGCCCAAATCACAAAAAGCTGTTCACATGAAGTTCACGTGCCGACCACGAACTGATCACGTGAACTTACGCAGTGCCTCCTTCGCTTTACTGGATCAGTTGTCGAGCATTAACGAGTTCAGAAGTGATTTGAaattttccttgaaaaattcgTCCGCTtcaacttattaattaattagctAGTAGTGCGATTAGGTAGTATTTCTTTATCGTGGGAAAAATTGTTATGTCTGgcctgaaaataaataaacgcctcttttactgtaatttttctGTGTAAATGTATGTTGCGTCAACCTGTAAAGCTGATAATTGTATTACGTAACTTTCAGCTAAATTAAGTCAGTTTTTCTTTCAAGAAAccttaaagtatatttttagacAGTAAGTACATTACTGAATGAAATATGTTAAATAGATATTTACTGTTTATGTCGTTCCATACTTTACctatgtacaaaaattaacctaaattaGACCTACATAATATGTGaagtaaatacatatttaaagttaataataaaatgcatGCAAAATGTACGTATACATTACCGGCGTAGGTCTAAAAATGACACttctaaatattctataaattgACTGTCCTATCTagctaaattcaaatttaaaagtgtaaaatagtcacataaaataagttatatcatcaaaatataatttactattGAAATATATACAAGAGAGCCTACTTAAAATTCAAAAGAGATTTTGCTTCCGGTAAAACTAGAagttataaaaatcaatttaatacgTTTTTAATACCTATTTAAATACTTACTATAATTCAAAGTAACAGGTacttcaaaatatatttttaaaattaacgctGCCGTCGTTGTACATACCTATgtagttgaaaaaataaataaataaaaaatcaggaTTTATATAAGTGcatcaataaataataagagGTTATCGCAGGTTGGACTCGTTAAAACCCCTTTAAAAAATTCACATCAGGATATCACAATGTTATTTGTGATGTACTTATTCATATGTGTACTTAGTTATGGAAACAAGTATTCGATAAGAATCGGCAAAACATGTTTTGTACATGCGTTttgtaataaaacattttttattcaataattagatttaaataaatatcaatgtAATTTTGCCATGATACGTGTAACTATATACACCCATATCTTTCACTCTTCAAGTACCTTATGTACAAGTAATTATTTACAGAgatatacttgcttgctttagAGATAATTGTTTCAAGcttatttaatctatttttttccGGCAGTTTtccataattaaataattataccgCATTATTTTGTAATAACACGGCGTGAAAATCttatatagatttaaaaaatgcgcATGTCTGAAACGTGCATTTTACCACGATAACTTATTATCAGAGATGCTCTAATGGATTTCTACATGAGCGTATCAAGGCAAACGGTTCACTATTACATTGTAAAGAAATTACGCAAATATCTTGAACAACTTGGAAGTTATGACGAAAAATGTTTAGGAATAACTAAAAAATGTACATTTCAAATTTATACCAATAACTTCAGATTTGGGCAGCATTGGGCCTGGGCAGAGAAAACTACTTCTTACTCAAAAAGTACCAGAACCACTGAAATAATTCATACATTAAATTATTCCTTAGAAAACGATTTTCCTTTGAATGAATCCATCATTTCAATACCTCAAAAAGTATCCATGGAAGAGTTGAGTAAGTAAAATTACACTAAATCCAAAATTGTTCTAGTTGCTTGGACATTTTTACTCTTGATCTTAAAATGTGAAGAGAGAGAAAAATTcataaacataaaattcttttaattttaaaatattatattttaaagcaaaagatACTGAAATAGCTCTGAGTTAGATTATAACCCCCTCATCAGGATATTCAAGATAAAGAGGAAGTGATTAAAGAAGCGTAACGTACGTAAGCATAATATgcagaaactaaaaaaaaaaacatcaataaacCAACAAGTAAAAACAGGAAATCAAACTTACACGTTTATTTTAACATAGACTCACGTACTACAAATGATAGATGCAGTTACATTGAATCGGCTCTTCCTTCCCACACTCTCGCTCTAAGGCAGTATGATATAACGTTGTCTttgtttgttgattttttagtaaaaagaaaagaaacagaaatttttattgcatttttgatcaCGGACCCCCGGACTATGTATAAGAGAATGTGGCTATGCTTCGCTCTTGCTCTAACGAACTTTGATGCGACGTTGTCTTTCTCTGTTGCTTCCTTTAGTCCAGGCGTatattattgaattaattacaaaaataatttgttacttTTTGAATGGAACATTAATTTTTGAATGACCTGGAAATAAATCCCTATTTCTTTTAGGTTGTTTAGTTTGGATACaaatctttactttttttcttccagacagttgaagttattactaaattttttacaggttttcaactgcctggaagtaatttattttttccaggaatttaaagtaatttttaatttttttctgcatgTTTCGTTGACTACCGGAAGGCTTTAGATAGAGTAAATTCAGAAAATTAGGCAGAAATTCTGGAAAATGTAGTCTTGAATAAGAGGGACGTCAAGATAATAGTCAACCTGTACTGAAATCACTCAGGTTTTGTCAGAATCGGAAATAAGAAACAGAGAAAATGAAGATACTGAGGGATGTAAGGCATTTATTCAGAATTCATATTTGGAGAAGCCTTAGAATACACAAATTCAAGAATACCCCTGAATAGAGAAAGAGTGAACAATATTCATTATGCAAACGATACGATCGGTTTTTGCCGATAC
This window encodes:
- the LOC126750401 gene encoding MOB kinase activator-like 3, which gives rise to MSLNTFLDFFQKGKTFRPKKKFAHGTIRYSLHKQAQASLNSGINLRNAVKLPSGEDLNDWIAVHVVDFFNRINLIYGTICEYCTEQTCPTMSGGPRFEYLWADGDKFKKPTPLPAREYISYLMDWIELQINNQALFPCTSDMPFPKNFSTHCSKILARLHRVFVHVYIHHFQNIVSISAEAHVNTCYKHFYYFVTEYNLVSRKELEPLQEMALKICKDP